One part of the Acidobacteriota bacterium genome encodes these proteins:
- the rpsL gene encoding 30S ribosomal protein S12 translates to MPTFNQLVRLGRTKARDKTSSPALQGCPQKRGVCVRVYTSTPKKPNSALRKVARVRLTNGIEVTTYIPGIGHNLQEHSIVLIRGGRVKDLPGVRYHVVRGTLDSVGVENRKQSRSKYGAKRPK, encoded by the coding sequence TTGCCGACGTTTAATCAGCTGGTGAGGTTGGGTCGAACCAAGGCCAGAGACAAGACCAGCAGTCCAGCACTCCAGGGCTGTCCACAAAAGCGGGGTGTCTGCGTGCGGGTCTATACCTCGACTCCGAAGAAGCCGAACTCGGCCTTGCGCAAGGTGGCGCGAGTGCGGTTGACCAACGGCATCGAGGTCACGACTTACATTCCTGGCATTGGCCACAACCTCCAGGAGCATTCGATTGTGCTGATTCGCGGAGGCCGTGTGAAGGACCTGCCTGGAGTACGTTACCATGTCGTGCGCGGGACCCTGGACTCGGTCGGTGTTGAGAATCGCAAGCAAAGCCGGTCCAAGTACGG